The following proteins are co-located in the Sandaracinaceae bacterium genome:
- a CDS encoding prenyltransferase: protein MPPADAPLPTTWEDPRADALRAQPVWARWWYALKPASWPKLLVPAVLGQAAGVAHAGGAHIDGLLLGATFTLALLGFIVLVNDWSDADVDRVKRALYPRTCSPKTIPDGLLTRGALLGAGLGSLAVAIAAAFALERALPRPLAGASALACAGVFIAYSLPPLRLNYRGGGELLEALGVGAALPCWNAYVQCGEGLPPPLRDVLPAFVCLSLGSALASGLSDEVSDRRGGKRTFTTWLGNARVRSAVLGCTVVAAALFVLAPAWRALALGDEASAALLAGGVGAVSCTVAAVRMRAVSAEAVTDAFPAQALFKQRLHGAIWYGSVAVMITRALLMGRA, encoded by the coding sequence ATGCCACCCGCAGACGCGCCTCTCCCCACCACCTGGGAAGACCCCCGCGCCGATGCGCTGCGCGCGCAGCCTGTTTGGGCGCGTTGGTGGTATGCGCTCAAGCCCGCGAGCTGGCCCAAGCTGTTGGTGCCAGCGGTGCTGGGCCAGGCGGCAGGGGTGGCACACGCGGGCGGCGCGCACATCGACGGGCTCCTCCTCGGGGCGACCTTCACGCTGGCGTTGCTTGGCTTCATCGTGCTGGTGAACGACTGGAGCGACGCCGACGTGGACCGGGTGAAGCGCGCGCTCTATCCGCGGACGTGCAGCCCCAAGACCATTCCGGACGGCCTCCTCACGCGCGGTGCGCTGCTCGGCGCGGGCCTCGGGTCCCTCGCGGTGGCGATCGCGGCTGCGTTCGCCCTGGAGCGCGCTCTGCCGCGCCCCCTCGCGGGCGCCTCGGCCCTCGCCTGCGCCGGGGTCTTCATCGCCTACTCGTTGCCTCCGCTGCGCCTCAACTACCGCGGGGGCGGGGAGCTGCTCGAGGCCCTCGGCGTGGGCGCGGCGCTCCCGTGCTGGAACGCGTACGTCCAGTGCGGCGAAGGGCTGCCGCCGCCCCTGCGCGACGTGTTGCCTGCCTTCGTGTGCCTCTCGCTCGGCAGCGCGCTGGCGAGTGGGTTGAGCGACGAGGTGAGCGACCGGCGCGGCGGGAAGCGCACGTTCACCACGTGGCTCGGGAACGCGCGCGTCCGCAGCGCGGTCCTGGGCTGCACGGTGGTCGCGGCGGCCCTCTTCGTGTTGGCCCCGGCGTGGCGCGCGCTGGCCCTCGGCGACGAGGCGAGCGCCGCTCTGCTCGCAGGGGGTGTGGGCGCCGTCAGCTGTACGGTCGCAGCTGTGCGCATGCGCGCGGTGTCGGCGGAGGCGGTGACGGACGCCTTCCCCGCCCAGGCGCTGTTCAAGCAGCGCCTCCACGGGGCGATATGGTATGGCTCCGTCGCTGTGATGATCACGCGCGCGCTGCTGATGGGACGAGCATGA
- a CDS encoding aldehyde dehydrogenase family protein, which produces MEQTQTAPSKNAHTPGIAELVERTRERFDTGMTRSLRWRLAQLDGLSRFLAERESEIYDALAADVGKPRFEAYLAEVGFMKTDIDHAKKHLREWAAPEEVPTPMVVQPGKSEIHKDPLGVVLIISPWNYPFQLMMAPLVGAIAAGNCAVLKPSEVAPATSALFAKFIPRYVDPDCFPVVEGGVPETTELLAERFDHIFYTGNGSVGRIVMAAAAKHLTPVTLELGGKSPVIVDRTADLDIAAKRIVWSKFVNAGQTCVAPDYILVEDAVHDALVHRMVSYVREFYGDNPQHSPDFARVVNVRHHQRLMKLLGAGEVVTGGVGEEADRYLAPTIIKDVPEDSPVMQDEIFGPILPVLAVATVDAAMAFINRRPKPLALYLFSSDERTHDRVLKRTSSGGVTINHGWLHLGVPDLPFGGVGESGMGAYHGKRSFDVFSHQKAVLRKGTRVDPPVMYPPYSEWKQKLVSLLT; this is translated from the coding sequence ATGGAACAGACCCAGACCGCACCGTCCAAGAACGCTCACACCCCCGGCATCGCCGAGCTGGTGGAGCGCACCCGCGAGCGCTTCGACACGGGTATGACGCGCTCCCTGCGCTGGCGCTTGGCGCAGCTGGACGGGCTCAGCCGCTTCTTGGCCGAGCGCGAGAGCGAGATCTACGACGCGCTCGCGGCCGACGTGGGCAAGCCGCGCTTCGAGGCGTATCTGGCCGAGGTCGGCTTCATGAAGACCGACATCGATCACGCGAAGAAGCACCTGCGCGAGTGGGCGGCACCCGAGGAGGTGCCGACCCCGATGGTGGTGCAGCCGGGCAAGAGCGAGATCCACAAGGACCCGCTCGGCGTCGTCCTGATCATCTCGCCGTGGAACTACCCCTTTCAGCTCATGATGGCGCCCCTCGTCGGTGCCATCGCTGCGGGCAACTGCGCGGTCCTGAAGCCGTCCGAGGTGGCCCCGGCCACCAGCGCGCTGTTCGCGAAGTTCATTCCGCGCTATGTGGACCCCGACTGCTTTCCCGTCGTCGAGGGCGGCGTGCCGGAGACCACGGAGCTCTTGGCCGAGCGCTTCGATCACATCTTCTACACGGGCAACGGGAGCGTCGGTCGCATCGTCATGGCGGCCGCCGCGAAGCACCTCACGCCCGTCACCCTCGAGCTGGGCGGCAAGAGCCCTGTCATCGTCGACCGCACCGCCGATCTCGACATCGCCGCCAAGCGCATCGTGTGGTCCAAGTTCGTGAACGCGGGGCAGACCTGCGTGGCCCCCGACTACATCCTGGTCGAGGACGCCGTCCACGACGCGCTCGTGCATCGCATGGTGTCGTATGTGCGCGAGTTCTACGGCGACAACCCGCAGCACAGCCCCGACTTCGCGCGAGTGGTGAACGTGCGGCATCACCAGCGGCTCATGAAGCTGCTCGGTGCCGGCGAGGTCGTCACGGGTGGCGTGGGCGAAGAGGCAGATCGCTACCTCGCGCCCACTATCATCAAGGACGTGCCAGAGGACTCGCCGGTCATGCAGGACGAGATCTTCGGGCCCATCCTGCCCGTGCTCGCGGTGGCCACCGTCGACGCTGCCATGGCGTTCATCAACCGCCGCCCCAAGCCGCTCGCGCTCTACCTGTTCTCGAGCGACGAGCGCACGCACGACCGCGTGTTGAAGCGCACGTCGTCGGGCGGGGTCACCATCAACCACGGCTGGCTGCACCTGGGTGTGCCCGACCTGCCCTTCGGCGGTGTGGGCGAGAGCGGAATGGGCGCGTACCACGGCAAGCGCAGCTTCGACGTGTTCAGCCACCAGAAGGCCGTGCTGCGCAAGGGTACGCGAGTCGACCCGCCGGTGATGTACCCGCCCTACAGCGAGTGGAAGCAGAAGCTCGTGTCGCTGCTCACCTGA
- a CDS encoding NAD(P)/FAD-dependent oxidoreductase → MSQRKQVVIIGGGFGGLNAAQGLQSVDVDVTVVDRENHHLFQPLLYQVATSGLSPGAIAMPIRSVVGRQPNTRVVLAEALTVDKARKELHLSSGAALRYDWLVVAAGAKTNFFGNDHWAEHTVGLKNLRDAIQVRERVLLAFEAAEQELDDEVRRRLLTFVVIGGGPTGVEMAGAISELGRTVLVDEYQRIHASDVRVVLVEMGPRVLAPFRPDLSVSAADQLRELGVELRLGQRVTDVTADGAVVDGELIPSSLVVWASGVQPVSLAQRLGVELNRRGQVRVDAHCAVLGQPDVFCIGDMAAFVPEGESEPLPGLAPVAIQQGQYVARTIRSDLRSLPRKPFRYVDKGIMATVGRSRAVVQSRMLTTSGLLAWLAWGFVHIIYLIGFRNRVMVLAEWTWAYFTYKRGTRLISHLPRGADALPSPHVLAPAPGTRGPGTSSPR, encoded by the coding sequence ATGAGCCAACGGAAGCAAGTCGTCATCATCGGAGGAGGCTTCGGCGGGCTCAACGCTGCGCAGGGTCTCCAGTCCGTCGACGTGGACGTCACGGTCGTGGATCGCGAGAACCACCACCTCTTCCAGCCGCTGCTCTATCAGGTCGCCACGTCGGGCCTCAGCCCGGGGGCCATCGCGATGCCCATCCGCTCGGTGGTGGGGCGGCAGCCCAACACGCGCGTGGTGCTGGCAGAGGCGCTCACGGTCGACAAGGCACGCAAAGAGCTGCACCTCTCGAGTGGTGCCGCCCTGCGCTACGACTGGCTGGTCGTCGCGGCGGGCGCCAAGACCAACTTCTTCGGCAACGACCACTGGGCCGAGCACACCGTGGGCCTCAAGAACCTACGCGACGCCATCCAGGTGCGCGAGCGCGTGCTGCTGGCGTTCGAAGCCGCAGAGCAAGAGCTCGACGACGAGGTGAGGCGGCGCCTGCTGACCTTCGTGGTCATCGGCGGCGGACCGACCGGCGTCGAGATGGCTGGCGCCATCAGCGAGCTGGGGCGCACCGTGCTCGTGGACGAGTACCAGCGCATCCACGCGAGCGACGTGCGGGTCGTGCTGGTGGAGATGGGTCCGCGCGTCCTCGCCCCCTTCCGACCCGACCTGTCGGTCTCGGCGGCCGACCAGCTGCGCGAGCTGGGCGTGGAGCTGCGCCTGGGCCAGCGGGTGACGGATGTGACCGCGGACGGCGCCGTGGTCGACGGCGAGCTGATCCCGTCGTCGCTCGTCGTGTGGGCCTCGGGCGTGCAGCCGGTGTCGTTGGCGCAGCGCCTCGGCGTGGAGCTCAACCGACGCGGGCAAGTGCGCGTGGACGCCCACTGCGCGGTGCTCGGCCAGCCCGACGTGTTCTGCATCGGAGACATGGCCGCCTTCGTGCCCGAGGGAGAGAGTGAGCCGCTGCCGGGCCTCGCGCCCGTGGCCATTCAGCAAGGTCAGTACGTGGCGCGCACCATCCGCTCGGACCTCCGCTCGTTGCCTCGCAAGCCGTTCCGCTACGTGGACAAAGGCATCATGGCCACGGTCGGACGCTCCCGCGCCGTGGTGCAGTCGCGCATGCTCACCACCAGCGGCTTGCTGGCGTGGCTCGCGTGGGGCTTCGTCCACATCATCTACCTCATCGGCTTCCGCAACCGCGTCATGGTGCTGGCCGAGTGGACCTGGGCTTACTTCACGTACAAGCGCGGTACGCGGCTGATCTCCCACCTGCCCCGCGGGGCCGACGCGCTGCCCAGCCCCCATGTGCTCGCCCCGGCCCCCGGCACGCGAGGGCCCGGCACGAGCTCACCCCGATGA
- a CDS encoding tetratricopeptide repeat protein — MSSTPERELDLDAELAAHGEEPDPMIGAVLAGRYRVQRIMGQGGMGAVYSARQEAMERDVAIKVLLPTIASDRRATQRFLAEARIAGGLGHPNVVDVYDLGTLDDGRPFLVMPKLHGKSLADVLEKHIRIPPTHTAAIVRAIASALDAMHSQNIIHRDLKPENLFLAQQPDGTDVVKLLDFGLATLLSDGRERLTRAGMIVGTPEYLPPEAGDGRMIDARGDVYSLACIAYEALTGYLPIDGPTPTAQLLKKMSADAPPLSAHGKAYSTQVEAAIARGLARSPEARYQRAGDFADEFVAAIEASFGRAPRVLRLTKANLERIAEPQAASAVTGSPRLLVIPGTSTHVEAVDPTVPMRQEKASDVVPVRKPRPVARAAAAVAGVLLLLAVGAAGGLLLRPGGTEDATVTPVSAAVPTAPEAPETEVTVPTPPIPVTTAPSTHQGPEGAQQSARERRAEARGRTPTAAPASRPEPTPAAAVAVTPTPSAAPAPTDNSEIRGSGAQSSRSLDRERASALASEGTSLLVAGRLPAAVDKFQEATQAYPGNATAWRGLGLAYQRMGRAPEARRAYERYLRLAPNARDADMIRSRLSEL; from the coding sequence ATGAGCTCCACCCCCGAACGAGAGCTGGATCTCGACGCCGAGCTCGCCGCTCATGGTGAGGAGCCGGACCCCATGATCGGTGCGGTGCTGGCGGGCCGCTATCGGGTTCAGCGCATCATGGGGCAGGGCGGCATGGGCGCCGTGTACAGCGCGCGGCAGGAAGCGATGGAGCGCGACGTCGCCATCAAGGTGCTGTTGCCCACCATCGCCTCGGATCGTCGCGCCACGCAGCGCTTCTTGGCGGAGGCTCGCATCGCGGGGGGCCTGGGCCACCCGAACGTGGTGGATGTGTACGACTTGGGGACGCTGGACGACGGGCGCCCGTTCCTGGTGATGCCCAAGCTGCACGGCAAGTCGCTCGCGGACGTGCTCGAGAAGCACATCCGCATCCCGCCCACGCACACGGCTGCGATCGTGCGCGCCATCGCGAGCGCGCTCGACGCGATGCACTCGCAGAACATCATCCACCGCGACCTGAAGCCGGAGAACCTGTTCCTGGCGCAGCAGCCGGACGGGACGGACGTCGTGAAGCTTCTGGACTTCGGTCTGGCCACGCTGCTCAGCGATGGGCGCGAACGCCTCACTCGTGCCGGGATGATCGTGGGTACGCCGGAGTATTTGCCGCCCGAGGCAGGCGACGGGCGCATGATCGACGCCCGAGGGGACGTGTACTCGCTGGCGTGCATCGCCTACGAGGCGCTCACGGGCTACCTGCCCATCGACGGCCCCACTCCGACGGCGCAGCTCCTCAAGAAGATGTCGGCCGACGCGCCACCGCTGTCGGCCCACGGCAAGGCGTACTCCACGCAGGTGGAGGCCGCCATTGCTCGCGGTCTCGCGCGCAGCCCCGAGGCGCGGTATCAACGCGCGGGCGACTTCGCCGACGAGTTCGTCGCGGCCATCGAGGCTTCGTTCGGCCGTGCGCCGCGGGTGCTGCGGCTCACCAAGGCCAACCTCGAGCGCATCGCCGAACCCCAGGCGGCCTCCGCTGTCACCGGCAGCCCACGCCTCTTGGTCATCCCGGGCACCTCCACCCACGTGGAGGCGGTGGATCCGACCGTCCCGATGCGGCAGGAAAAGGCGAGTGACGTGGTCCCGGTGCGGAAGCCACGCCCCGTGGCGCGCGCTGCGGCCGCCGTGGCAGGGGTGCTGCTGTTGCTGGCCGTCGGAGCGGCGGGCGGTCTGCTCCTGCGGCCCGGCGGGACCGAGGACGCGACGGTGACGCCTGTGTCCGCGGCGGTCCCGACGGCCCCCGAAGCCCCGGAAACGGAGGTGACGGTGCCTACCCCGCCCATCCCCGTGACCACCGCGCCCTCGACTCATCAGGGCCCGGAGGGCGCCCAGCAGTCCGCCCGAGAACGGCGCGCGGAAGCGCGTGGGCGCACGCCTACGGCGGCCCCGGCGTCGCGCCCCGAGCCGACCCCGGCCGCGGCGGTCGCCGTGACGCCCACGCCGAGCGCGGCTCCTGCTCCCACGGACAACTCCGAGATCCGCGGTTCGGGGGCGCAGAGCTCGCGCTCGCTCGACCGTGAGCGCGCGTCGGCGCTCGCGTCGGAGGGGACCAGCCTGCTCGTGGCAGGCCGGCTACCCGCGGCGGTCGACAAGTTCCAAGAGGCCACCCAGGCGTACCCTGGGAACGCCACGGCCTGGCGCGGCCTCGGCCTCGCGTATCAGCGCATGGGCCGCGCGCCCGAGGCCCGTCGCGCGTACGAACGCTACTTGCGACTCGCTCCCAATGCGCGGGACGCGGACATGATCCGGTCCCGGCTGAGCGAGCTTTAG
- a CDS encoding HlyC/CorC family transporter — protein MTLLLVYAGVALVVSFTCSLLEACLLSVTPTFVAHYEDTHPRVGQKLRRLKEDVDRPLAAILSLNTVANTIGAAGVGAEAARLWGEGALAVASGVLTLVILVCSELVPKTLGAVYWQRFVTFAAFILPPMIKLLTPLVLLGDVVTKLIKRGRVPTPSISRAEIAALAGLAEAGGTIDPTESRILRSLIHCGTLRVRDIMTPRTVVFWLDETTTLAEVLDKPGAMNFSRIPVGRGSIDNILGYVLKNEILLRAARQDQERTVGEFVRDHLVVPSTLPVPALFERMLDSREHIAVVTDEHGGVDGLVTMEDVIETVLGMEIVDEADAVQDMREMARAKWQDRAKRLGTVPPPQRERSPSDPPARG, from the coding sequence ATGACGCTCTTGCTCGTCTACGCCGGCGTGGCGCTGGTCGTTTCCTTCACGTGCTCGCTGCTGGAGGCGTGCCTGCTCAGCGTCACGCCCACCTTCGTGGCCCACTACGAGGACACCCACCCCCGTGTGGGACAGAAGCTGCGGCGCCTCAAGGAAGACGTCGACCGCCCGCTGGCCGCCATCCTCAGCTTGAACACCGTCGCCAACACCATCGGGGCCGCAGGCGTGGGCGCGGAGGCGGCCCGGCTGTGGGGCGAAGGCGCGCTGGCCGTCGCCTCGGGCGTGCTCACGCTGGTCATCCTGGTCTGCTCGGAGCTGGTCCCCAAGACGCTGGGGGCCGTGTACTGGCAGCGCTTCGTCACGTTCGCCGCGTTCATCCTCCCGCCCATGATCAAGCTGCTGACGCCGCTGGTGCTGCTCGGCGACGTCGTCACCAAGCTCATCAAGCGCGGGCGCGTGCCGACGCCCTCCATCTCGCGCGCCGAGATCGCGGCGCTCGCCGGGCTGGCCGAGGCGGGTGGCACCATCGACCCCACGGAGTCGCGCATCCTGCGCAGCCTGATTCACTGCGGGACGCTGCGCGTGCGCGACATCATGACGCCGCGCACGGTGGTCTTCTGGCTGGACGAGACCACCACACTGGCAGAGGTGCTGGACAAGCCTGGCGCCATGAACTTCTCGCGCATCCCGGTGGGACGCGGGAGCATCGACAACATCCTCGGCTACGTCCTCAAGAACGAGATCCTGCTGCGCGCGGCGCGGCAGGACCAGGAGCGGACCGTGGGCGAGTTCGTGCGCGACCACCTGGTGGTGCCGTCCACCCTCCCCGTCCCGGCGCTGTTCGAGCGCATGCTGGACTCGCGCGAGCACATCGCCGTGGTCACGGACGAGCACGGTGGAGTGGATGGCCTGGTGACCATGGAGGACGTCATCGAGACCGTGCTGGGCATGGAGATCGTGGACGAGGCCGACGCCGTGCAGGACATGCGCGAGATGGCGCGCGCCAAGTGGCAGGACCGCGCCAAGCGGCTCGGCACCGTCCCGCCGCCACAACGGGAGCGCTCCCCCTCGGACCCCCCTGCTCGGGGCTGA
- a CDS encoding serine/threonine protein kinase has product MEERLGRYQLIRRLGDNDLCDTFAAIQHGDGGFLRDVLVKRLKDGLASDSVSLRAFQGEALLLSRLRQRSIPHVYELSRDEDTGTWFIALEFIPGPTLKWVMEMERERQTPLPMGLALTVISQLCAAAHHVHESTNVHGQPNHMVHRNLAPENVVLGRDGLARIMDFGCALPRAELDATGSDGRGTAGYMAPEQVLGHDAPDRRADVFVLGVLLYEMATGTRLYDGRGERLRRALMDADAPPASSARPGFPPMLEEILMGVLARDPDTRPASADVLQRQLEGFAAGQRIQLGTARVAAYLADAFPPGRERAMSSDASAPFALPSTRTSAPPPLSRGSSSAPREHSTDLDGLPPAPSPSPRPKHWTGEGSLALASQEALRELEAEVAARARQSSRPAQGLQDSDSEAEDTLVGQSQAPAATERRPSLSPERPSVGVYIHVGGSPDDVNKKG; this is encoded by the coding sequence ATGGAAGAGAGGCTCGGACGCTACCAGCTCATCCGTCGCCTGGGCGACAATGACCTGTGCGACACCTTCGCCGCCATCCAGCACGGCGACGGTGGGTTCCTGCGCGACGTGCTGGTCAAGCGTCTGAAGGACGGGCTCGCGTCCGACAGCGTCAGCCTGCGCGCGTTCCAAGGGGAGGCGCTGCTGCTCTCGCGGCTGCGTCAGCGCAGCATTCCCCACGTCTACGAGCTGAGCCGCGACGAGGACACTGGCACGTGGTTCATCGCGCTGGAGTTCATCCCCGGCCCCACGCTCAAGTGGGTCATGGAGATGGAGCGCGAGCGGCAGACCCCACTGCCGATGGGGCTCGCGCTGACGGTCATCAGCCAGTTGTGCGCAGCGGCGCACCACGTTCACGAGTCCACCAACGTCCACGGGCAGCCGAACCACATGGTGCACCGCAACCTGGCCCCGGAGAACGTGGTGCTGGGCCGGGATGGGCTGGCCCGCATCATGGACTTCGGCTGCGCGCTGCCACGAGCGGAGCTGGACGCCACAGGCAGCGACGGGCGTGGCACCGCGGGCTACATGGCGCCCGAGCAGGTGCTGGGGCACGATGCGCCCGACCGGCGCGCGGACGTGTTCGTGCTGGGGGTCCTGCTGTACGAGATGGCCACCGGCACGCGCCTGTACGATGGCCGCGGAGAGCGCCTGCGGCGCGCCCTGATGGACGCGGACGCACCGCCAGCGAGCAGCGCACGGCCGGGCTTTCCCCCCATGCTGGAGGAGATCCTGATGGGTGTGCTCGCGCGAGACCCAGACACGCGACCCGCGAGCGCCGACGTGCTGCAGCGTCAGCTCGAGGGCTTCGCCGCGGGTCAGCGCATCCAGCTCGGGACGGCGCGGGTGGCCGCCTACCTGGCCGACGCGTTCCCTCCGGGGCGCGAGCGCGCCATGTCCTCCGACGCGTCTGCTCCGTTCGCGTTGCCCAGCACGCGCACCAGCGCGCCGCCGCCGCTCTCGCGCGGGTCGTCCAGCGCGCCCCGTGAGCACTCGACTGACCTGGACGGTCTACCGCCCGCGCCCAGTCCGTCCCCGCGGCCCAAGCACTGGACGGGCGAGGGCAGCCTCGCGTTGGCATCGCAGGAGGCCCTGCGAGAGCTGGAGGCCGAAGTCGCCGCACGCGCACGCCAGTCCAGCCGCCCGGCCCAGGGGCTCCAGGACTCGGACAGCGAAGCGGAGGACACGCTGGTGGGTCAGAGCCAGGCGCCGGCCGCCACCGAGCGTCGCCCCAGCTTGAGCCCCGAACGCCCCAGCGTGGGCGTGTACATCCACGTCGGAGGCTCGCCCGACGACGTCAACAAGAAGGGCTGA
- a CDS encoding DUF4178 domain-containing protein — protein MCPWCRYSVVRTDRDLQSIGKVADLVPTAAIMAVGDIGRIEGEEFVVGGRQQLDHGHGPWDEFFVEFTQSRRWAWVAKAQGKFYVTQDVALSGPLPTWEQMAPGNQGTLEGKSWTVAERGASALVSAEGELPFPARPGDSGRYVDLEGPDAAFATIDYGDGSGQPKFFVGRQVDPTRFELVRTAVGPRPEQNVDLGKLKCPSCGGPMPIRTPETTERAACQYCHALVDVNQGNLAVAEQLRQPKIEPLIPLGTEGTVLGEQVICIGFMQRSTWSDGESFNWREYLFHAPGGYRWLMEDNGHFMWIKPVSNAEVAVQGLNARYDGRSHRLFSTAHATVDFVIGEFYWRVRVGDTADLADFIAPPHIISEERTDNEVNWSAGQYIAGKDLWKGLGLAGAPPKPQGVGVAQPNPVRLGLASAMALVFMLLMCGVGAVVDMGRPTQTVYEAPLPMPPVPGETPEGAYASYSTTFAVPARTPLAIEIATSSDNQWVAVSGALVNQNTAEVIDFFVDAGYYHGYTQGESWTEGSTTGSIHISAPPPGNYFVRFDPEWQAFPQLGAAPAASSPTASVRIVSGSRGMGCFCCGFIVLLLPWLFSFFRRGSFESRRNQNSNLH, from the coding sequence GTGTGTCCTTGGTGCCGTTACTCGGTCGTCCGCACCGATCGCGACCTGCAGTCCATCGGCAAGGTCGCGGACCTCGTGCCCACCGCCGCCATCATGGCCGTGGGGGACATCGGTCGCATCGAGGGCGAGGAGTTCGTGGTCGGCGGGCGTCAGCAGCTGGACCACGGGCATGGTCCCTGGGACGAGTTCTTCGTCGAGTTCACGCAGTCGCGTCGCTGGGCCTGGGTCGCCAAGGCGCAGGGCAAGTTCTACGTCACGCAAGACGTCGCGCTGAGCGGGCCCTTGCCGACGTGGGAACAGATGGCGCCCGGCAACCAGGGCACGCTCGAGGGCAAGAGCTGGACGGTGGCCGAGCGCGGGGCGTCGGCGTTGGTGTCCGCCGAGGGTGAGCTCCCGTTCCCCGCGCGCCCGGGTGACTCCGGTCGCTACGTGGACCTCGAGGGCCCGGACGCGGCGTTCGCCACCATCGACTACGGCGACGGAAGCGGCCAACCCAAGTTCTTCGTGGGCCGCCAGGTGGACCCCACGCGCTTCGAGCTGGTGCGCACGGCCGTCGGTCCACGCCCCGAGCAGAACGTCGACCTCGGCAAGCTCAAGTGCCCCAGCTGCGGCGGGCCCATGCCCATCCGCACGCCCGAGACCACGGAGCGCGCCGCGTGCCAGTACTGCCACGCGCTGGTGGACGTCAACCAGGGCAACCTGGCCGTGGCCGAGCAGCTGCGTCAGCCCAAGATCGAGCCGCTCATCCCGCTCGGGACGGAGGGCACCGTGCTGGGCGAGCAGGTCATCTGCATCGGCTTCATGCAGCGCAGCACGTGGTCGGACGGCGAGTCCTTCAACTGGCGCGAGTACCTCTTCCACGCGCCGGGCGGCTACCGCTGGCTCATGGAGGACAACGGCCACTTCATGTGGATCAAGCCCGTCAGCAACGCCGAGGTGGCGGTCCAGGGGCTCAACGCACGCTACGACGGTCGCTCGCACCGACTGTTCTCGACTGCGCACGCCACGGTGGACTTCGTGATCGGCGAGTTCTATTGGCGCGTGCGCGTCGGGGACACGGCCGATCTCGCCGACTTCATCGCGCCGCCCCATATCATCAGCGAGGAGCGCACCGACAACGAGGTCAACTGGTCCGCCGGGCAGTACATCGCCGGCAAAGACCTGTGGAAGGGGCTCGGCCTCGCGGGAGCCCCGCCCAAGCCCCAGGGCGTCGGCGTGGCGCAGCCCAACCCCGTGCGGCTGGGGCTGGCGTCGGCCATGGCGCTCGTCTTCATGCTCCTCATGTGCGGCGTGGGCGCCGTCGTGGACATGGGGCGGCCGACGCAGACCGTCTACGAGGCCCCCCTCCCGATGCCGCCGGTGCCGGGGGAGACACCCGAGGGCGCGTACGCATCGTACTCCACGACGTTCGCCGTGCCGGCGCGCACGCCGCTGGCCATCGAGATCGCCACCTCTTCGGACAACCAATGGGTGGCCGTCTCGGGTGCCCTCGTGAACCAGAACACGGCCGAGGTGATCGACTTCTTCGTCGACGCTGGCTACTACCACGGGTACACGCAGGGCGAGTCGTGGACCGAGGGCAGCACCACCGGCAGCATCCACATCTCGGCGCCGCCCCCAGGCAACTACTTCGTGCGCTTCGACCCCGAGTGGCAGGCGTTCCCGCAGCTGGGCGCCGCTCCAGCGGCGAGCTCTCCCACCGCCAGCGTCCGCATCGTGTCGGGCTCGCGGGGCATGGGCTGCTTCTGCTGCGGCTTCATCGTGCTGCTGCTGCCCTGGCTCTTCAGCTTCTTCCGACGTGGCTCTTTCGAGAGTCGCCGCAACCAGAACTCCAACCTCCACTAG